Proteins encoded within one genomic window of Ottowia sp. SB7-C50:
- the pilQ gene encoding type IV pilus secretin PilQ, protein MRKWWEAAACVFGTWWIGCVLAFGLVGICQAQPRIQSISSSIQGGAEVVRIDLSEPLITLPTGFVVQMPPRIALDFRGVKSDLAHNSVDLNHGNLRLAQVAQADDRARVVLNLNQATNYRAEIQGRSLLVSLDPVSVAAQSAPGPSRAFAEGGNELALPLRDIDFRRGVENSGRVIVDLVNNQVGVDIRQQGQTLVVEFLRSSLPEGLRRRLDVTDFGTPVQTVTAVQTGDRVRMVIEPKGLWEHSAYQSDNQLVVEVRQQKTSADKLTDGPGYRGEKLSLNFQNIDVRSLLQVIADFTNFNIVTSDTVQGSLTLRLKDVPWDQALDIILQAKSLGMKRSGNVLQIAPKEELAAKEKAELESQAAIRDLEPARTQSFQLNYTKAADIALQLSRAGGGGASGTVGSRGLLSSRGTVIAEPRTNQLFVSDIPSRLNQIQEMIAKLDVPVRQVLIEARIVEATDTFGKSLGVKLGGADLRGIRGGDPGYSIGSGNRLALGANYDAISATTGASGATSLASQMVNLPASGFGGVSPSTFAISLFSSAANRFLNLEISALEADGKGRVVSSPRVVTADQTKALIEQGTEFPYQQATSSGATSIAFRKAVLKLEVTPQITPEGNIILDLDVNKDSPGTAVEGGMSINTKRVKTQVLVENGGTVVIGGIFELTERESENKVPMLGDIPVLGNLFKQKTRQADKQEMLVFITPKMISDRGAVR, encoded by the coding sequence ATGAGGAAGTGGTGGGAAGCGGCTGCGTGCGTGTTCGGCACTTGGTGGATCGGATGTGTGTTGGCGTTTGGTTTGGTGGGCATCTGCCAGGCGCAGCCACGCATTCAATCCATCTCTAGCTCAATCCAGGGTGGCGCAGAGGTTGTGCGTATTGATCTGAGCGAACCGCTAATCACGCTGCCAACCGGGTTCGTGGTGCAGATGCCGCCGCGTATTGCCCTGGATTTTCGCGGCGTGAAGAGCGATCTTGCGCACAACTCTGTCGATCTTAACCACGGCAACCTGCGTCTCGCTCAGGTGGCGCAGGCGGACGACCGCGCGCGCGTGGTCCTCAATCTTAATCAAGCGACGAACTATCGCGCCGAGATTCAGGGCCGTTCGCTGCTGGTTTCGCTGGACCCGGTGTCCGTCGCAGCCCAATCCGCACCAGGGCCTTCTCGCGCATTCGCCGAAGGGGGCAACGAACTTGCACTACCTTTGCGTGACATCGACTTCCGGCGCGGCGTTGAAAACAGCGGTCGCGTGATAGTCGATCTGGTAAACAATCAGGTGGGCGTAGATATCCGGCAGCAAGGCCAGACCTTGGTGGTCGAGTTCCTGCGCAGCAGCTTGCCGGAGGGCCTACGCCGCAGGCTCGATGTGACCGATTTTGGCACCCCGGTCCAGACTGTCACGGCTGTACAGACCGGTGATCGAGTGCGAATGGTGATCGAGCCCAAGGGACTCTGGGAGCACAGCGCCTACCAGAGCGACAACCAACTGGTCGTCGAAGTGCGTCAACAGAAAACCAGTGCCGACAAGTTGACCGATGGTCCCGGCTATCGCGGCGAAAAGTTGTCACTGAACTTTCAAAACATCGATGTCCGCTCCTTGCTGCAGGTGATTGCCGACTTCACCAACTTCAACATCGTCACCTCCGACACGGTTCAGGGCAGTCTGACGCTGCGCCTGAAGGATGTTCCGTGGGACCAGGCGCTGGACATCATCTTGCAGGCCAAGAGCCTTGGCATGAAGCGCAGCGGTAACGTGCTGCAGATTGCTCCCAAGGAGGAACTCGCGGCCAAGGAGAAGGCAGAGCTTGAATCGCAGGCCGCAATTCGTGATCTTGAGCCGGCGCGGACCCAATCCTTCCAGCTGAATTACACCAAGGCTGCCGACATCGCGCTTCAACTGTCTCGTGCCGGTGGCGGAGGCGCCAGCGGAACAGTGGGTAGCCGTGGTTTGCTGAGTTCGCGTGGCACCGTGATTGCCGAGCCTCGTACCAACCAGCTTTTCGTCTCCGACATTCCCTCTCGGCTGAACCAGATACAAGAAATGATTGCCAAACTGGACGTGCCGGTACGCCAGGTGCTGATAGAAGCGCGGATTGTGGAGGCCACCGATACCTTTGGCAAATCACTGGGCGTGAAGCTGGGCGGGGCTGACCTTCGCGGTATTCGCGGTGGCGACCCCGGCTATAGCATTGGCAGTGGTAATCGCCTCGCATTGGGCGCCAACTATGATGCCATCAGTGCGACCACGGGTGCGTCCGGCGCAACGTCGCTGGCGTCTCAGATGGTCAACTTGCCGGCATCGGGCTTCGGCGGCGTGTCGCCTTCGACATTCGCGATTTCGCTGTTCAGCTCGGCAGCGAACCGGTTTCTCAACCTCGAAATTTCTGCGCTCGAAGCAGACGGTAAGGGCAGGGTAGTCTCGAGCCCTCGCGTGGTGACGGCCGATCAGACCAAGGCGCTGATCGAGCAGGGTACCGAATTTCCCTATCAGCAGGCGACGTCGAGCGGCGCGACGTCGATCGCTTTTCGCAAGGCTGTGCTGAAGCTCGAGGTGACACCGCAGATCACTCCAGAAGGCAACATCATCCTCGACCTGGATGTGAACAAAGACAGTCCTGGCACCGCGGTGGAGGGCGGCATGTCCATCAACACCAAGCGCGTCAAGACGCAAGTGCTGGTGGAAAACGGCGGTACGGTGGTGATCGGCGGCATCTTCGAATTGACTGAGCGCGAGAGCGAAAACAAGGTGCCGATGCTGGGCGACATCCCGGTGTTGGGCAACCTGTTCAAGCAAAAGACGCGTCAGGCGGACAAGCAGGAAATGCTGGTGTTCATCACACCGAAGATGATTTCGGATCGCGGCGCGGTCCGGTAA
- a CDS encoding Ig domain-containing protein — MALGLTVAALLSACGGGGGSAGATQEQYSITLRAEKTNLPVNVGHVAAGIGANAPYTTTLYVDAKKGSAPVPGGKDIFACNVAGGLDTGSLYYLDGDSSHEDGKKNPLAYRSITLGSNAGGNSFHFHAGNQTGIATITCAVTDPRDSKVYSASVNITVGGGAGTGKAASVYAVATSSYLGTRYNVNNIPSNIGINAVVMDDFVQPIPDPSAANVQVRIIQNSAAAMDARLLSDAQSGTVVQVATRSGVALFSLSSGAARGVILLELRADRYDNNVANGIQDPIVQWTTVPVIDGLSSLPLALNPMALQADNGVPFAQALEASNGTPPYRWTISSGTLPAGLSLSNDGVIRGTPLASPGAYVVKVRVTDFFGAYQEAAVTVTISGAPIKIDTTSISGATGMVFSYALSASGGGESLHVVGGGVYAAGTEVECGWCDQWYADTGRHVFRCSSCDRSDGSDRAT; from the coding sequence TTGGCGCTCGGACTTACGGTGGCAGCTCTCTTGTCAGCATGCGGCGGCGGGGGCGGCAGCGCCGGCGCGACGCAGGAGCAATACAGCATTACGTTGCGTGCGGAAAAGACCAACCTGCCTGTCAATGTGGGGCACGTGGCGGCTGGCATAGGCGCGAATGCTCCTTACACCACGACCCTTTACGTGGATGCCAAGAAGGGTAGCGCCCCTGTTCCAGGCGGCAAGGATATTTTTGCGTGCAATGTGGCGGGCGGCCTGGATACGGGTTCTCTTTACTACCTGGATGGCGATTCCAGCCACGAGGACGGCAAGAAAAACCCGTTGGCTTATCGCTCCATCACGCTGGGCTCCAACGCAGGTGGAAACTCATTCCATTTTCACGCGGGAAATCAGACGGGTATCGCGACCATTACCTGTGCGGTGACCGACCCGCGTGATAGCAAGGTGTACAGCGCCAGCGTCAACATCACCGTCGGCGGCGGGGCAGGGACAGGCAAGGCGGCGAGCGTATACGCGGTTGCCACGTCGAGCTATCTTGGGACCAGGTATAACGTCAACAACATTCCCAGCAACATTGGCATCAATGCGGTGGTCATGGACGATTTTGTGCAGCCGATTCCTGATCCGTCGGCAGCCAACGTTCAGGTCCGCATCATTCAGAATTCGGCTGCTGCCATGGACGCTAGGCTTCTGTCCGATGCCCAGAGCGGCACCGTAGTGCAAGTAGCCACCCGAAGTGGCGTGGCCCTGTTTTCCTTGTCCAGTGGCGCGGCACGAGGGGTGATCTTGCTGGAATTGCGGGCTGATCGCTATGACAACAACGTTGCCAACGGTATTCAGGATCCGATTGTGCAGTGGACGACCGTTCCTGTTATCGATGGCCTGTCGTCTCTGCCGCTTGCACTTAACCCAATGGCCCTCCAAGCGGACAATGGCGTTCCGTTTGCACAAGCACTCGAGGCTAGCAACGGAACACCGCCTTATCGGTGGACGATCAGTTCAGGTACGTTGCCTGCGGGCCTATCGTTGAGCAATGATGGAGTGATCCGAGGTACGCCCCTTGCCTCTCCTGGAGCCTATGTCGTGAAGGTTCGCGTGACGGATTTCTTCGGCGCCTATCAGGAAGCCGCCGTCACGGTCACGATCTCAGGTGCGCCGATCAAGATCGACACCACGTCGATAAGCGGCGCGACAGGCATGGTTTTTTCGTATGCCTTGTCCGCATCCGGGGGGGGTGAGTCCTTACACGTGGTCGGTGGTGGGGTCTATGCCGCCGGGACTGAAGTTGAGTGCGGGTGGTGTGATCAGTGGTACGCCGACACTGGCAGGCACGTATTCCGTTGTAGTTCGTGTGACCGATCAGACGGGAGCGACCGCGCAACGTAA
- a CDS encoding pilus assembly protein PilM yields the protein MFVLSTGSLFSRQPAPLIGLDVSSSSLKLVELGRDRSGNLTLERCGIEPLERGWVTDGNIEKFDEVVGATRRLLGKTGTRTKNVAMALPASAVISKKIILPAGLSEREMEVQVESEANQYIPFPLDEVTLDFCVAGPSTTSIGDVEVVIAASRKEKVEDRQGMAEAAGLSPVVMDVENYAARLATGRVVERLPGGGADAVIALFEIGAATSGLQVLRNDDLIYERELVFGGAQLTQLLVRQYGFTQDEAENKKRAGELPRDYSNVVLAPYVESLSQEIDRALKFFFTSTPYNRVDHILLAGGTASLEGLREAVTKYTAFPCHVVNPFYGMAFGRAVREKKIQREVPSYLTACGLAMRRFLR from the coding sequence ATCTTCGTCTTGAGCACTGGGTCATTGTTCAGCCGTCAACCGGCGCCCCTGATCGGGCTCGACGTCAGTTCATCCAGCCTGAAGCTGGTTGAGTTGGGACGGGATCGTTCTGGCAACCTGACGCTGGAGCGCTGTGGCATAGAGCCGCTCGAGCGTGGCTGGGTGACCGACGGCAATATCGAGAAATTCGATGAAGTGGTGGGAGCCACGCGTAGGCTGCTGGGCAAGACGGGCACGCGGACAAAGAATGTAGCGATGGCTTTACCGGCGTCGGCGGTGATCAGCAAGAAGATCATTTTACCGGCCGGCCTGAGTGAGAGGGAGATGGAAGTCCAGGTCGAATCCGAGGCGAACCAGTACATTCCCTTCCCGCTGGACGAAGTGACGCTCGACTTCTGCGTGGCGGGGCCGAGCACGACATCGATTGGCGACGTAGAGGTGGTGATCGCTGCGTCACGTAAGGAGAAGGTCGAGGATCGCCAGGGAATGGCGGAAGCTGCAGGCCTCTCACCTGTTGTGATGGACGTCGAAAATTACGCTGCGCGCCTGGCGACCGGCCGTGTGGTGGAGCGCTTGCCGGGGGGCGGGGCTGATGCTGTGATCGCGCTGTTCGAAATTGGTGCGGCCACGTCAGGACTCCAAGTGTTGCGCAATGACGATCTGATCTATGAGCGTGAGTTGGTATTTGGTGGTGCGCAATTGACGCAGTTGCTGGTGCGCCAGTACGGCTTCACCCAGGACGAGGCCGAGAACAAGAAGCGTGCTGGCGAGTTGCCTCGCGACTACTCCAACGTAGTGCTGGCACCGTATGTCGAATCCTTGTCTCAGGAAATTGATCGGGCGCTCAAGTTCTTTTTCACCAGTACGCCCTACAACAGGGTCGACCACATCCTGCTGGCGGGCGGCACGGCGAGCCTGGAGGGATTGCGCGAAGCGGTTACGAAGTACACGGCTTTCCCTTGTCACGTGGTCAATCCGTTCTATGGCATGGCGTTTGGCCGTGCGGTGCGCGAGAAAAAGATACAGCGCGAGGTGCCCTCGTACCTGACTGCCTGCGGTCTGGCCATGCGGAGGTTTTTGCGGTGA
- a CDS encoding putative Ig domain-containing protein: MPPGLKLSAGGVISGTPTLAGTYSVVVRVTDQTGATAQRNLTITIDLPLAISTTSISAVTSIPFNYAMQAVGGVSPYTWTRLDTGATLTNGVFTGSYSVAGTYTIPIRLTDAVGTSVTGTLIITVSGASIEIGTTSISAATGVPYSYLLSVSGGVSPYTWTSAGAMPPGLTLSSSGLISGTPTLAGAYTVALSVVDRMGATAQRNLTINIGAPLAISTTSISAVTSIPFNYAMQAVGGVSPYTWTRLDTGATLTNGVFTGSYSVAGTYTIPIRLTDAVGTSVTGTLIITVSGASIEIGTTSISAATGVPYSYLLSVSGGVSPYTWTSAGAMPPGLTLNPSGVISGTPTQAGTYTVAVTVTDQAGAIAQGNLTMNIGVPLSITTIGITGTTGVPFSYALQAVGGVSPYTWVRLDTGATLANGVLTGAYAAAGSYTVPIRLTDSVGHSVTGNLVVTVSGPT, translated from the coding sequence ATGCCGCCGGGACTGAAGTTGAGTGCGGGTGGTGTGATCAGTGGTACGCCGACACTGGCAGGCACGTATTCCGTTGTAGTTCGTGTGACCGATCAGACGGGAGCGACCGCGCAACGTAACCTTACGATCACCATAGATTTGCCTTTGGCGATCAGCACCACGAGCATCAGTGCGGTGACCAGCATTCCGTTTAACTATGCGATGCAGGCAGTCGGTGGGGTGTCGCCCTATACGTGGACGAGGTTGGATACCGGTGCAACGCTCACGAATGGGGTATTTACGGGGTCCTATTCGGTGGCGGGCACGTACACCATACCTATCCGTTTGACCGATGCCGTAGGTACCAGCGTGACAGGAACTCTCATCATCACGGTGTCGGGTGCCTCGATCGAGATAGGCACCACGTCGATCAGCGCGGCGACAGGTGTGCCCTACTCTTACCTCTTGTCCGTATCTGGCGGGGTGAGTCCGTACACGTGGACATCGGCAGGAGCCATGCCGCCAGGCCTGACCTTGAGTTCAAGCGGACTGATCAGTGGTACGCCGACGCTGGCGGGTGCGTATACGGTCGCGTTGAGCGTTGTCGATCGGATGGGAGCCACGGCGCAACGTAACCTCACGATCAACATCGGTGCGCCTTTGGCGATCAGCACCACGAGCATCAGTGCGGTGACCAGCATTCCGTTTAACTATGCGATGCAGGCAGTCGGTGGGGTGTCGCCCTATACGTGGACGAGGTTGGATACCGGTGCAACGCTCACGAATGGGGTATTTACGGGGTCCTATTCGGTGGCGGGCACGTACACCATACCTATCCGTTTGACCGATGCCGTAGGTACCAGCGTGACAGGAACTCTCATCATCACGGTGTCGGGTGCCTCGATCGAGATAGGCACCACGTCGATCAGCGCGGCGACAGGTGTGCCCTACTCTTACCTCTTGTCCGTATCTGGCGGGGTGAGTCCGTACACGTGGACATCGGCAGGAGCCATGCCGCCGGGACTGACGTTGAACCCGAGTGGTGTGATCAGCGGAACACCAACGCAGGCGGGCACGTATACGGTGGCGGTCACGGTGACCGATCAAGCGGGTGCCATCGCGCAAGGTAACCTGACGATGAACATCGGCGTCCCGTTGTCTATTACCACCATCGGCATTACTGGGACGACAGGGGTGCCGTTCAGCTATGCATTGCAGGCCGTGGGTGGTGTGTCGCCCTACACCTGGGTCAGGTTGGATACCGGGGCTACTCTCGCCAATGGGGTACTCACCGGGGCCTATGCTGCAGCGGGCTCCTACACGGTGCCAATTCGTTTGACGGACAGTGTGGGACACAGCGTGACCGGAAACCTCGTGGTGACCGTCTCAGGCCCTACTTAA
- a CDS encoding IS5 family transposase, whose translation MKQAELGLNLTTKRTRKREFLAQMERVVPWAALVELIAPYAPEGRRGRPPFAVQTMLRIHFMQQWFGLSDPAMEEALHDVPLFREFAGLNWDTAVPDETTILRFRRLLEDHKLSAQILALVNELLGAKGLLLRAGTVVDATLIAAPSSTKNASGQRDPQMKQSKKGNQWYFGMKAHIGVDADSGLVHTVRGTAGSVNDVVEANTLLHGEEVQAWGDAGYLGADKRPDAKAGVRWNIAMRPGKRKLLDHGRLKDELTEQLERIKASIRAKVEHPFRVIKRQFGYVKVRYRGLAKNTAQLHTLFALSNLWMARKALMGLQA comes from the coding sequence ATGAAGCAAGCCGAGCTGGGTCTGAACCTGACCACCAAGCGCACGCGCAAGCGCGAGTTCCTGGCGCAGATGGAACGCGTGGTGCCGTGGGCGGCGTTGGTGGAACTGATCGCGCCCTACGCACCTGAAGGCAGACGGGGTCGCCCGCCCTTTGCCGTGCAGACGATGCTGCGCATTCACTTCATGCAGCAATGGTTCGGCTTGAGTGATCCAGCCATGGAAGAAGCGCTGCACGACGTGCCGCTGTTTCGCGAGTTCGCGGGCCTGAACTGGGATACGGCCGTACCCGACGAAACCACGATCCTTCGATTCCGCCGCCTGCTCGAAGACCACAAGCTCAGCGCCCAGATCCTGGCGCTGGTCAATGAACTGCTGGGCGCCAAGGGCCTGCTGCTGCGCGCCGGCACCGTGGTGGACGCCACGCTGATCGCCGCCCCGAGTTCGACCAAGAACGCCTCGGGCCAGCGCGACCCGCAGATGAAGCAAAGCAAGAAGGGCAACCAGTGGTATTTCGGCATGAAGGCCCACATCGGTGTGGACGCCGACTCAGGCCTTGTGCACACCGTGCGCGGCACGGCGGGCAGCGTCAATGATGTGGTTGAGGCCAACACCTTGCTGCACGGCGAGGAAGTGCAAGCCTGGGGTGATGCCGGCTACCTGGGCGCCGACAAACGGCCCGATGCCAAGGCCGGCGTGCGCTGGAACATCGCCATGCGCCCGGGCAAGCGCAAATTGCTGGATCACGGCCGCCTGAAAGACGAGTTGACCGAGCAACTCGAACGCATCAAGGCCAGCATCCGGGCCAAGGTCGAACACCCGTTTCGGGTGATCAAACGCCAGTTCGGCTATGTGAAGGTGCGCTATCGGGGCCTGGCCAAGAACACGGCGCAACTGCACACGCTGTTTGCGCTGTCCAATCTGTGGATGGCGCGCAAAGCCTTGATGGGCCTGCAGGCATGA
- a CDS encoding pilus assembly protein PilP — MKRVACALIAGVAVIGVASCAASNEDLNQWMADLRRNMVPKVSPLTEPTRYLPLAYTGNTSVDAFSMDRLTQVLRRESGPLGVSTALLTPELNRRREPLEAYPLDAMRMVGSLDRAGQRVALVKVDTLLHQVRVGNYLGLNYGRVTKVLESEIALREIVQDAAGEWIERRTTLELQENTK, encoded by the coding sequence ATGAAGCGCGTTGCGTGCGCCCTGATCGCAGGCGTCGCCGTGATAGGCGTCGCAAGTTGCGCTGCAAGCAATGAGGACCTGAACCAATGGATGGCGGATTTGCGCCGCAACATGGTGCCTAAGGTGTCACCCTTGACCGAACCGACGCGTTATTTGCCGCTAGCGTACACGGGCAACACTTCCGTCGATGCGTTCTCTATGGATCGACTGACCCAGGTGCTGCGGCGCGAGAGCGGACCACTTGGTGTCAGCACTGCTTTGTTGACTCCAGAACTCAACCGGCGCAGGGAGCCTCTGGAAGCGTATCCGCTCGATGCCATGAGAATGGTTGGCAGCCTTGACCGTGCAGGTCAGCGCGTGGCGTTGGTGAAGGTGGACACACTGCTGCATCAGGTGCGGGTCGGCAACTACCTTGGACTCAACTACGGACGAGTGACGAAGGTTTTAGAGAGCGAAATTGCGCTGAGAGAGATCGTTCAGGACGCAGCGGGGGAATGGATCGAACGCCGTACGACGTTGGAGCTTCAGGAGAACACGAAATGA
- a CDS encoding type 4a pilus biogenesis protein PilO produces the protein MARAVPQKISVSESLQKLGTQFRGLDTRDPSSWPDLPRYALFVLVAALVLVLLWFLWLKNVDEELETERAKELTLRAQYKDKLQKAVSLDELKKQRAQVIQYVNLLEKQLPSKAEMDALLSDINQAGLGRSLQFDLFRPGQLVVKDYYAELPIALKVSGRYHDIGAFAADIANLSRIVTLNNLSIAPTAGSNVLSLEATAKTYRYLDSEEIAAQKAAAKPKAKK, from the coding sequence ATGGCACGCGCAGTCCCCCAAAAAATCTCCGTCTCCGAGTCGCTACAGAAGCTTGGAACGCAGTTCCGTGGTCTCGACACGCGAGACCCCTCCTCGTGGCCCGATTTGCCGCGTTATGCGCTGTTCGTTCTCGTGGCGGCCCTCGTGCTCGTGTTGCTGTGGTTTCTGTGGTTGAAGAATGTCGATGAAGAACTGGAAACTGAGCGTGCCAAGGAACTCACGTTACGCGCTCAGTACAAGGACAAGCTTCAGAAAGCCGTGAGCCTCGACGAATTGAAGAAGCAGCGCGCGCAGGTGATCCAGTACGTGAACCTGCTGGAGAAGCAGTTGCCCAGCAAGGCAGAGATGGATGCACTGCTTTCAGACATCAACCAAGCGGGCCTGGGCCGCAGTCTGCAGTTCGATCTGTTTCGCCCCGGACAACTTGTTGTGAAGGACTACTACGCCGAACTTCCGATCGCACTGAAGGTGAGCGGCCGCTACCACGACATCGGCGCCTTCGCGGCTGATATCGCCAATCTTTCTCGCATTGTGACGCTCAACAACCTGTCGATCGCACCCACCGCCGGCAGTAACGTGTTGTCGCTCGAGGCCACCGCCAAAACCTACCGATATCTCGATTCCGAAGAAATTGCGGCGCAAAAGGCCGCTGCGAAACCGAAAGCCAAGAAATGA
- a CDS encoding PilN domain-containing protein: MILINLLPHRELARKRARQAFNASLGASVLLGALIAGCVYLWYQHEIGNQQDRNAFLTTEIKKLDDEIKEIASLQDEIAALRARQQAVEDLQADRNLPVHLLNESVLQLPDGIYLKGIKQENQNVLLTGVAQSNERVSELLRNLSRNSHWVSRPELIEIVATNLALSPREQRRVYNFTVRVQLQRASDAPKAASAAERATSS; the protein is encoded by the coding sequence GTGATCCTGATCAACCTGCTTCCTCACCGCGAGTTGGCGCGCAAGCGGGCGCGTCAAGCGTTCAACGCATCTCTCGGCGCGTCTGTGCTCCTGGGAGCGTTGATCGCTGGCTGCGTCTACCTCTGGTATCAGCACGAGATCGGCAATCAGCAGGATCGCAACGCGTTTCTCACGACTGAGATCAAGAAGTTGGACGACGAGATCAAGGAGATCGCGTCGCTTCAAGATGAGATTGCTGCTCTCCGCGCGCGTCAGCAGGCTGTGGAGGATTTGCAGGCTGACCGTAATCTGCCGGTGCACCTGCTGAACGAATCGGTGCTGCAACTGCCGGACGGCATCTATCTGAAAGGCATCAAGCAGGAAAACCAGAACGTTCTGTTGACCGGGGTGGCGCAGTCGAACGAGCGCGTTTCCGAGTTGCTTCGCAATTTGTCGCGCAACAGCCATTGGGTGTCCAGGCCTGAGTTGATCGAGATCGTGGCAACCAATCTGGCGCTTAGCCCGCGTGAACAGCGCCGCGTTTACAACTTCACCGTGCGCGTGCAACTGCAGCGCGCCAGCGACGCGCCCAAGGCAGCGTCGGCCGCTGAACGTGCCACGTCTTCCTAG